The following are encoded in a window of Cupriavidus oxalaticus genomic DNA:
- a CDS encoding ribose-phosphate diphosphokinase, whose translation MTPILFAMPGNERQAAALAACLPGQPGDAEIRHFPDGESYVRLLSRVARCDVMVVCSLNDPDTKLVPLLWLAAALTEGGAARVGLVAPYLAYMRQDAIFRDGEIVSAHYFAALLGRTFDWLVTIDPHLHRIHNVGEIFPQPAVVVHAAAAVASWIRATVPQPLLVGPDEESRQWVDEIARLCGADSVVLAKQRLGDRAVTVKAPDLPAPDGRTPVLVDDVVSTARTMVASCRLLRQYGYRAPVCVGIHALFAGTAYAELKAIAAGVATCDTIAHPSNCIAVAQQLAAGIRQALQELPCSGDRS comes from the coding sequence ATGACCCCAATCCTGTTTGCCATGCCGGGCAATGAACGGCAAGCGGCGGCTCTGGCGGCTTGCCTGCCCGGGCAGCCCGGGGATGCCGAAATCCGGCATTTTCCTGACGGGGAATCGTACGTCAGGCTGCTGAGTCGCGTAGCGCGTTGCGACGTCATGGTGGTGTGCTCGCTGAACGATCCGGATACGAAACTGGTGCCGCTGTTGTGGCTGGCCGCCGCGCTGACGGAAGGAGGTGCAGCGCGAGTAGGTCTGGTGGCACCATACCTCGCGTATATGCGCCAGGACGCGATCTTTCGCGACGGGGAAATCGTCTCAGCCCATTACTTCGCTGCGCTCCTCGGGCGCACCTTCGACTGGCTGGTCACGATAGATCCACACTTGCACAGGATCCACAACGTCGGGGAAATTTTTCCCCAGCCTGCAGTCGTCGTGCATGCCGCCGCGGCGGTTGCGTCATGGATTCGTGCGACTGTGCCTCAGCCCTTGCTTGTCGGTCCGGACGAGGAGAGCCGGCAATGGGTGGACGAGATAGCCCGCCTCTGCGGCGCGGACAGCGTTGTACTGGCCAAACAGCGCCTTGGGGACCGCGCGGTCACCGTCAAGGCGCCCGACCTGCCCGCGCCGGACGGGCGCACGCCGGTTCTGGTGGACGACGTGGTGTCTACCGCCCGCACCATGGTGGCGTCGTGCCGGCTGCTGCGCCAGTATGGCTATCGTGCGCCGGTCTGCGTTGGCATCCATGCCCTGTTCGCCGGGACAGCCTATGCGGAGCTGAAAGCCATCGCGGCCGGCGTAGCGACTTGCGACACCATCGCGCATCCATCCAACTGCATTGCCGTCGCTCAACAACTGGCAGCCGGCATTCGTCAGGCGCTGCAAGAATTGCCTTGCTCAGGAGATCGATCATGA
- the phbB gene encoding acetoacetyl-CoA reductase — MDHQRIALVTGGMGGLGEAIAQRLLADGMRVVVTHSLHNDHVAQWLQAQRNAGRLFTAFPVDVTDFASCQDCVSHVRSEVGEVDILINNAGVTRDRTLRKMDKADWDFVLRTDLDSLFHMTRPLVDPMIARGWGRIVNISSVNASRGAFGQTNYAAAKAGVHGFTKALALELARKGITVNTVSPGYLDTRMVTAMPAKVLERDVLPAIPVGRLGKPAEVAALISYLCGDDGAFVTGANFAINGGQHLQ, encoded by the coding sequence ATGGACCACCAACGGATTGCCCTGGTAACGGGAGGTATGGGCGGCCTCGGCGAAGCGATTGCTCAGAGGCTGCTGGCCGATGGCATGCGTGTCGTGGTAACACACTCGCTGCACAACGACCACGTAGCGCAGTGGCTGCAAGCGCAGCGCAACGCGGGTCGCCTGTTCACGGCATTCCCGGTGGACGTGACCGATTTCGCGTCATGTCAGGACTGTGTCTCGCACGTGCGCAGCGAAGTGGGCGAAGTCGACATCCTGATCAACAACGCCGGCGTGACCCGGGACCGGACCTTGCGCAAGATGGACAAGGCCGACTGGGACTTTGTATTGCGCACAGACCTGGACTCGCTGTTTCATATGACGCGCCCCCTGGTCGATCCCATGATCGCGCGCGGCTGGGGACGCATCGTCAATATCTCATCGGTCAATGCCTCCCGCGGCGCCTTTGGCCAGACCAACTATGCAGCAGCCAAGGCCGGCGTGCATGGTTTCACCAAGGCGCTGGCGCTTGAACTGGCTCGCAAGGGCATCACCGTCAACACGGTTTCACCTGGCTACCTGGACACCCGGATGGTGACCGCCATGCCCGCGAAGGTCCTGGAGCGCGACGTGCTGCCTGCCATCCCGGTGGGCCGGCTTGGCAAGCCGGCGGAGGTCGCGGCGTTGATTTCTTACCTCTGCGGCGACGACGGCGCCTTTGTCACCGGCGCCAATTTTGCCATCAACGGCGGACAGCATCTGCAATGA
- a CDS encoding DUF3606 domain-containing protein — protein MINETSQPRPLDPGRVNLMDPLEVQYWCRELRCSERQLEEAVSVAGDHIAAVRERLEASRPG, from the coding sequence ATGATCAATGAAACGAGCCAGCCCAGACCACTGGATCCGGGTCGCGTCAATCTGATGGATCCGCTTGAAGTGCAGTACTGGTGCCGCGAGCTACGTTGCAGTGAGCGGCAGCTGGAGGAGGCCGTCAGTGTCGCCGGAGACCATATTGCGGCGGTAAGGGAAAGACTGGAGGCCAGCCGGCCGGGTTAA
- a CDS encoding universal stress protein translates to MYQRILVAMDGGAASELALDQAMVIARAADAEVEVIYVVDDRSPFMDVTGLDPVRLVEDLTTAGESILAAARSRLAAGHIRHATRLLGKPMVQGDIAMTIATEANGWGADLIVMGTHGRRGVRRLVMGSVARGVVAQALAPVLLIRTQEA, encoded by the coding sequence ATGTATCAACGCATCCTTGTCGCCATGGACGGCGGCGCAGCTTCGGAGCTGGCGCTGGATCAGGCCATGGTCATTGCCCGCGCCGCCGACGCCGAAGTGGAAGTGATCTACGTCGTCGATGACCGCAGCCCGTTCATGGACGTGACGGGCCTGGACCCGGTGAGACTGGTGGAGGATCTCACGACCGCCGGCGAGAGCATACTCGCCGCCGCGCGCAGCCGGCTGGCGGCGGGCCATATCCGCCATGCCACCCGGTTGCTGGGCAAGCCGATGGTGCAGGGCGACATTGCCATGACAATCGCCACCGAAGCCAACGGCTGGGGCGCCGACCTGATCGTCATGGGCACACATGGCCGCCGGGGCGTCCGGCGCCTGGTCATGGGCAGCGTTGCGCGTGGGGTCGTCGCACAGGCGCTCGCGCCTGTCCTGCTTATCCGCACCCAGGAGGCTTAG
- a CDS encoding heavy metal translocating P-type ATPase, whose protein sequence is MRTGYRNIDLGLLPVAVGTLSGGMLLLAFGQEAAAGLSWAAGALATTAALLVAMVRSLRRKEAGVDILALLALGLALALGEFLAAAVLALMIESGKALEGYAQARSQREMSALLSRAPQFANRFEDGEWRTVSLEAVRPGDRLLVRQGEVVPVDGALVGQALLDESALTGESLPTQYEPGETARSSVLNAGAPFEMVAATTAAESTFAGIARLVQTARAERPPAARLADRYALWFVPVTLLVAGIAWYASGDLRRALAVLVVATPCPLILAVPVAIVAGMSRCARHGVLVKGGGALERLAQASILFFDKTGTLTRGKTRLAAVDCAPGWAVADLLRLAGSLAQASGHAAAEAIATAARERGLVLDLPSEVTETAGAGVAGRVGQHAVVVGLPAFASGPEAWPPWCKAALQRAAYEGASVSLATVDGVLVGALRFEDQIRMETPRALRLLRKAGIQRLAMLTGDRPDVAETVGAVLGVTEIHASVSPAEKLAKIEAARHDGIVVMVGDGVNDAPALAAADVGVAMGARGAAASSEAADIVLLVDRLDRLADAIRIARHSRALAAQSALAGMGLSFVAMAAAALGYLPPLAGAVLQEVIDVLVIANALRALRAGGPVGAQGLSAAKAASLDREHTALGPLMEDIRGLADRLPTLPGPSAATELRRLCTALGTTLLPHEQRDDAELYPQLARLVGGDDPLAAMSGMHRELFRLIRVLQRMADDLPPEGLDDSRARECQRLLYGLEAVLRLHCAQEDELFHTLREDARG, encoded by the coding sequence ATGCGTACTGGATATCGCAACATTGACCTGGGTCTGCTGCCAGTCGCCGTTGGCACGCTGAGCGGCGGCATGCTGCTGCTTGCCTTCGGCCAGGAAGCTGCCGCGGGCCTGTCGTGGGCGGCGGGCGCATTGGCCACCACGGCAGCCTTGCTGGTCGCCATGGTGCGATCGCTGCGGCGCAAGGAAGCTGGTGTCGATATCCTCGCGCTCCTGGCGCTCGGGCTGGCGCTCGCGCTTGGCGAGTTTCTTGCCGCCGCCGTACTCGCTTTGATGATTGAAAGCGGCAAGGCACTGGAGGGTTATGCGCAGGCGCGTTCCCAGCGTGAGATGAGTGCCCTGCTCAGCCGTGCCCCGCAGTTTGCCAACCGGTTCGAGGATGGCGAATGGCGTACCGTCTCGCTGGAGGCCGTCCGACCGGGCGATCGCCTCCTGGTCCGGCAGGGAGAAGTGGTGCCGGTCGACGGCGCACTGGTGGGACAAGCGCTGCTGGACGAGTCTGCGCTGACCGGCGAATCGCTGCCAACCCAATATGAACCCGGCGAAACCGCGCGCAGCAGTGTGCTGAATGCCGGCGCGCCGTTTGAGATGGTGGCTGCCACGACCGCGGCGGAAAGCACCTTCGCCGGGATTGCCAGGCTGGTGCAGACCGCCCGCGCCGAGCGCCCGCCCGCGGCTCGGCTGGCTGACCGTTACGCGCTGTGGTTCGTGCCGGTCACCCTGCTGGTTGCGGGGATTGCCTGGTACGCCAGCGGAGATCTGCGCCGGGCGCTGGCCGTGCTGGTGGTCGCTACACCGTGCCCGCTGATACTCGCGGTGCCGGTGGCGATTGTCGCAGGCATGTCGCGCTGCGCCCGGCACGGCGTGCTGGTAAAGGGCGGTGGCGCGCTGGAGCGGCTGGCACAGGCCAGCATCCTGTTTTTCGACAAGACCGGGACGCTGACACGGGGCAAGACGCGGCTGGCTGCCGTCGATTGCGCACCCGGCTGGGCGGTGGCCGACTTGCTGCGCCTTGCGGGCTCGCTGGCGCAGGCTTCGGGCCATGCCGCCGCCGAGGCCATTGCAACCGCGGCGCGCGAACGGGGACTGGTTCTGGATCTGCCATCGGAGGTGACGGAGACGGCCGGGGCAGGCGTTGCCGGACGCGTCGGCCAGCATGCCGTCGTGGTGGGCTTGCCTGCATTCGCCAGCGGCCCGGAAGCCTGGCCGCCCTGGTGCAAGGCCGCGCTGCAGCGCGCGGCCTATGAGGGCGCATCCGTCTCGCTCGCGACGGTCGACGGCGTACTGGTCGGAGCGCTGCGCTTCGAAGACCAGATCCGGATGGAGACACCGCGCGCACTGCGCTTGCTGCGCAAGGCCGGCATTCAGCGCCTGGCCATGCTGACGGGAGACAGGCCCGACGTCGCCGAGACAGTTGGCGCTGTCCTCGGTGTCACGGAAATCCATGCAAGCGTCAGCCCCGCCGAGAAACTGGCGAAGATCGAAGCGGCGCGCCATGATGGCATCGTGGTGATGGTGGGCGACGGCGTCAACGATGCACCGGCGCTGGCTGCGGCGGATGTTGGCGTCGCCATGGGGGCGCGAGGCGCCGCGGCCTCATCGGAAGCCGCGGATATCGTTCTGCTCGTCGACCGCCTTGACCGGCTGGCAGATGCAATACGCATTGCCCGGCACTCGCGCGCACTTGCCGCTCAAAGCGCCTTGGCCGGCATGGGCCTGTCTTTCGTGGCGATGGCGGCGGCTGCGCTCGGCTATCTTCCGCCGCTGGCTGGCGCAGTGTTGCAGGAGGTTATCGATGTGCTGGTCATCGCCAATGCGCTGCGAGCTCTCCGCGCCGGTGGGCCGGTAGGGGCACAAGGGTTGTCCGCAGCCAAGGCGGCAAGCCTGGACCGAGAGCATACCGCGCTCGGTCCGCTGATGGAGGATATTCGCGGACTCGCCGACAGATTGCCCACTCTGCCCGGACCGTCTGCCGCGACCGAGTTGCGCCGTTTATGCACGGCCCTCGGCACGACGCTCCTGCCCCATGAACAGCGCGATGACGCCGAGCTCTACCCGCAACTGGCCAGGCTGGTAGGGGGCGATGACCCGCTGGCAGCGATGAGCGGCATGCATCGCGAACTCTTCCGCCTGATTCGCGTCCTGCAACGGATGGCGGACGATCTGCCGCCGGAGGGCCTCGACGACAGCCGGGCCAGGGAGTGCCAGCGATTGCTCTACGGGCTCGAGGCGGTATTGCGTCTGCACTGCGCACAGGAAGACGAACTGTTCCACACGCTACGCGAAGATGCGCGTGGGTGA
- a CDS encoding universal stress protein — protein MANVVLATDGSVYSDAAAEWVAKRKLFKEDLCVHVVHCMPDVSAEVKSYISKGDLEAWHTDESGRVMKSAIDILQKAGVPTVWQGLVGFAPERIVAYATSVKALAIVMGTHGRGAFLDAIVGSVASRVIARAPCPVVLVKPETSPS, from the coding sequence ATGGCAAATGTTGTCCTGGCAACAGACGGTTCGGTCTATAGCGATGCTGCGGCGGAATGGGTCGCGAAGCGGAAACTATTCAAGGAAGACCTCTGCGTGCACGTGGTGCACTGCATGCCGGACGTTTCCGCAGAGGTGAAGTCCTACATCAGCAAGGGTGACCTCGAGGCCTGGCATACCGACGAAAGCGGGCGGGTCATGAAATCCGCGATCGACATCCTGCAAAAAGCAGGCGTGCCGACAGTATGGCAGGGCCTGGTCGGCTTTGCTCCCGAGCGTATCGTCGCGTACGCGACGTCTGTCAAGGCCTTGGCCATTGTCATGGGAACGCACGGGCGCGGCGCATTCCTTGATGCGATCGTGGGCTCGGTTGCGAGCCGCGTCATCGCACGCGCGCCATGCCCCGTGGTGTTGGTCAAGCCTGAAACCAGCCCATCATAA
- a CDS encoding ArsR/SmtB family transcription factor: protein MKPNHHVIDIDTMQAAATRACALLKVLANPDRLLLMCRLSQGELSVGELEEQLGIRQPTLSQQLGVLRENGLVATRRDGKNIFYSVASGQALAVMAVLYDQFCARNEEATC, encoded by the coding sequence ATGAAGCCGAACCATCACGTCATTGACATCGACACCATGCAGGCCGCCGCGACCCGTGCGTGCGCCTTGTTGAAGGTGCTAGCCAATCCGGACCGCCTGCTGCTGATGTGCAGGCTGTCCCAAGGCGAACTGTCGGTTGGTGAACTCGAGGAGCAACTCGGGATCCGGCAGCCGACGCTGTCCCAACAGCTCGGCGTGCTGCGCGAGAACGGCCTTGTCGCGACGCGCCGCGACGGCAAGAACATCTTCTATTCGGTAGCGAGCGGTCAGGCGCTTGCCGTGATGGCCGTACTCTATGATCAATTCTGTGCCAGAAACGAGGAAGCAACATGTTGA
- a CDS encoding DUF1488 domain-containing protein produces the protein MYKIDFTGDVPEYCPTGPSLQCPVKVDGAPATYEITAEALEDHFGARSYRSEDLVPAFLRNRQDIERVAGALFEMTGAKHIVLHSGHFRFAV, from the coding sequence ATGTACAAGATCGACTTCACCGGCGATGTGCCGGAATACTGCCCGACCGGGCCCAGCTTGCAGTGTCCCGTGAAGGTGGATGGTGCACCGGCAACCTATGAGATTACCGCGGAGGCGCTCGAAGACCATTTTGGCGCGCGCTCCTACCGCAGCGAAGACCTGGTGCCCGCATTCCTCCGCAACCGCCAGGACATCGAACGCGTGGCCGGCGCCCTGTTCGAGATGACCGGGGCGAAGCATATCGTGCTGCACAGCGGTCATTTCCGCTTTGCGGTCTGA
- a CDS encoding DUF883 family protein codes for MNDIRADLVVHKDALVRDASALLADVQALLQDVAAEANHESAQAREQLAVRLGALQKRLSVQRQAAKGQLSQWANSTDRYVREHPWQSVGSAAAVAAVAGAMAALAVTHR; via the coding sequence ATGAACGATATCCGCGCAGATCTGGTGGTCCACAAGGATGCATTGGTCCGCGACGCCAGCGCGTTGCTGGCCGATGTCCAGGCATTGTTGCAGGATGTCGCGGCCGAAGCCAATCATGAATCGGCGCAAGCTCGCGAGCAACTGGCGGTGCGCCTGGGCGCACTCCAAAAACGATTGAGCGTGCAGCGCCAGGCAGCAAAAGGCCAATTGTCGCAATGGGCGAATTCCACCGATCGCTACGTCCGCGAGCATCCGTGGCAGAGCGTGGGTTCTGCTGCAGCGGTCGCAGCCGTGGCGGGTGCCATGGCAGCATTGGCCGTAACGCACCGCTAG
- a CDS encoding lecithin retinol acyltransferase family protein, giving the protein MSDGQHIDDAQCLPAIAVDIPLGAHLTTSRRGYVHHGIYAGNGEVVHYVGFKGFMRRGPVEKTTLAGFAGGYGFQIEPAPQARYLKAEVVRRAASRLGEDDYRLLTNNCEHFCSWCLYGESRSTQVEALLTHRWRAAIAILGVMCNAVVTAGQTAAAQVTA; this is encoded by the coding sequence ATGAGCGACGGACAACACATCGACGATGCACAATGCCTGCCGGCAATCGCCGTGGACATCCCCCTGGGCGCGCACCTCACGACAAGCCGCCGTGGCTATGTCCACCATGGCATCTACGCCGGCAACGGCGAGGTGGTTCACTATGTAGGATTCAAAGGATTCATGCGGCGCGGACCGGTCGAGAAGACCACACTGGCAGGCTTTGCCGGCGGCTACGGATTCCAGATCGAGCCGGCCCCGCAGGCCCGCTACCTCAAGGCGGAGGTTGTCCGCCGCGCGGCCTCGCGGCTTGGTGAGGACGATTACCGCCTTCTTACCAACAATTGCGAGCACTTCTGCTCGTGGTGCCTGTATGGCGAGAGCCGCAGCACGCAGGTGGAGGCACTGTTGACACATCGCTGGCGGGCGGCGATTGCCATCCTTGGGGTGATGTGCAACGCGGTCGTCACCGCCGGCCAGACTGCGGCTGCACAGGTAACGGCTTAG
- a CDS encoding universal stress protein, producing MDYATILVHLDASRRVYQRLHLATQLAVQFKSTLVGLLAVGKPDPTAVRYLVDGDRYLASYNEWQHEVGERARHALMDATDEAVITTQWLAPDWATASTVQAEAHLADLVILGQRDPTDEEAYAEPAFVESIVLECGRPVLVVPYAGWFPSVGKTVLVAWNGSREAARAIHDALPLLRRAETIDVVSWTPSHALKGPWLSPPQYAVEWLARHGVTAQLRSYPDEDGHDIGQRLLSHAADRNTDLIVMGAYGHSRVRELALGGVTRTLLQSMTVPVLMSH from the coding sequence ATGGACTACGCCACGATCCTGGTTCACCTGGACGCTAGCCGACGCGTGTACCAGCGGCTGCACCTTGCCACGCAACTGGCAGTGCAGTTCAAGTCGACCCTGGTGGGCTTGCTCGCAGTCGGCAAGCCCGATCCCACCGCCGTGCGCTATCTGGTCGATGGCGACCGCTATCTCGCTTCGTACAATGAATGGCAGCACGAGGTTGGCGAACGGGCACGTCATGCCCTGATGGATGCCACCGACGAGGCCGTCATCACGACGCAATGGCTCGCTCCCGACTGGGCCACGGCCTCGACCGTCCAGGCAGAGGCGCATCTGGCCGACCTCGTCATACTCGGGCAGCGTGATCCGACCGACGAAGAGGCGTACGCGGAGCCGGCCTTTGTGGAATCCATCGTGCTTGAATGTGGGCGGCCCGTCCTGGTGGTACCTTACGCGGGCTGGTTCCCCAGCGTCGGCAAGACTGTCCTGGTGGCCTGGAACGGCAGCCGCGAGGCCGCCCGCGCCATCCATGACGCGCTGCCGCTCCTCAGGCGTGCCGAAACCATCGACGTGGTGTCATGGACGCCGTCGCACGCGCTGAAGGGTCCATGGCTGTCACCGCCGCAGTATGCGGTCGAGTGGCTGGCCCGTCATGGCGTGACAGCACAGTTGCGCAGCTATCCGGACGAGGATGGCCATGACATCGGGCAACGGCTGCTCTCCCACGCCGCCGACCGGAATACCGACCTGATTGTCATGGGTGCCTACGGCCATAGCCGGGTCCGGGAACTCGCGCTGGGCGGCGTCACCAGAACGCTGCTCCAGTCGATGACCGTACCGGTCCTCATGTCGCATTGA
- a CDS encoding PHA/PHB synthase family protein, which yields MKLDDGIAPAKGPAIPECVPQQELPAHVWLDKQFRACLARATGGLSVISASMAGLDWALQLGISPAKLMQAWQVWLRQSIEDSPRLLPTTSEPPSVPQSDQRFAHPGWRDWPYRCWRDAFMRSEVFWETLTQDIDGLSRHHQHIVSFCARQWLDLAAPGNAWWMNPEVTSVASRTLGSNFLRGFHHWLEDIGEWLSELPASPPARPVLEYLPGRDVAVTPGKVVFRNALIELIEYAPLTDTVWREPVLIVPSWIMRYYILDLKPEDSLVRHMVERGHTVFMISWKNPDASARDFGLNTYLESGLFAALDAVLARCDGAPIHAAGYCLGGTLLATGAATLARDAGGGPLGSLTLFAAETDFHDPGELGLFIDKSSLATLDALMWSQGFLDGPQMKSAFQMLNARDLIWSRAMSEYLLGQRLRANDLISWNRDATRLPYRLHSECLHKLFLGNELATGKLCVGGRPVALSDLDLPLFVVGTEHDHVSPWRSVYKLHLLTQAELTFLLTSGGHNAGIVSEPGHPRRRYRVHTRHAGTPYLSPDQFLSRSTYHEGSWWPAWQQWLAARSSGRCVREPLPSGSPEAPGTYVLEA from the coding sequence ATGAAACTCGATGACGGCATAGCGCCCGCCAAGGGCCCGGCGATACCGGAGTGCGTGCCCCAGCAGGAACTCCCCGCCCATGTCTGGCTGGACAAGCAGTTTCGCGCGTGCCTGGCGCGCGCCACAGGCGGGCTGTCGGTGATCTCGGCGAGCATGGCGGGACTTGACTGGGCGCTGCAGTTGGGCATTTCGCCGGCAAAGCTCATGCAGGCGTGGCAGGTGTGGCTGCGCCAGAGCATCGAAGATTCGCCGCGGCTATTGCCCACGACATCCGAACCGCCGTCTGTCCCGCAGAGCGACCAACGCTTTGCCCACCCGGGCTGGCGGGACTGGCCCTATCGCTGTTGGCGCGATGCGTTCATGCGCAGCGAGGTCTTCTGGGAGACGCTGACACAGGATATCGATGGCCTGTCGCGCCACCATCAGCACATCGTATCCTTCTGCGCGCGGCAATGGCTGGACCTGGCAGCGCCGGGCAATGCCTGGTGGATGAATCCCGAGGTGACCAGTGTCGCTTCACGCACGCTCGGCAGCAATTTCTTGCGCGGCTTCCATCACTGGCTGGAGGATATCGGCGAGTGGCTGTCGGAGCTTCCCGCGAGTCCGCCGGCCCGCCCCGTTCTCGAGTACCTGCCAGGCCGGGACGTCGCGGTGACGCCGGGCAAGGTGGTGTTCCGCAACGCGCTCATCGAGCTGATCGAGTATGCGCCGCTCACCGACACCGTGTGGCGGGAGCCGGTGCTGATCGTGCCGTCCTGGATCATGCGGTACTACATTCTGGACCTGAAACCGGAGGACTCGCTGGTGCGCCACATGGTCGAGCGTGGCCACACAGTGTTCATGATCTCGTGGAAGAACCCGGACGCGTCCGCCCGCGATTTCGGGTTGAATACCTACCTGGAATCCGGGTTGTTCGCCGCGCTCGATGCCGTTCTCGCCCGTTGCGATGGTGCCCCGATCCACGCCGCCGGATATTGCCTTGGTGGCACGTTGCTTGCGACAGGCGCCGCAACGCTGGCGCGCGATGCCGGCGGCGGTCCCCTCGGCAGCCTGACCCTCTTTGCCGCCGAGACGGATTTCCATGACCCGGGCGAGCTGGGGCTGTTTATCGACAAGAGTTCGCTCGCTACGCTGGATGCCTTGATGTGGAGTCAGGGCTTTCTGGATGGGCCGCAGATGAAGTCCGCGTTCCAGATGCTCAACGCACGGGACCTGATCTGGTCGCGCGCAATGAGCGAATACCTGCTCGGCCAGCGGTTGCGCGCCAATGACCTGATCTCCTGGAACCGCGACGCCACGCGCTTGCCCTACCGGCTGCATTCCGAATGTCTGCACAAACTGTTTCTTGGCAATGAACTGGCCACCGGCAAGCTGTGCGTGGGTGGCCGGCCCGTGGCGCTGTCGGATCTCGACCTGCCGCTGTTCGTGGTGGGTACGGAGCACGACCACGTCTCGCCCTGGCGCTCGGTATACAAGCTGCACTTGCTGACGCAGGCCGAACTTACCTTCCTGCTGACTTCGGGCGGCCACAATGCCGGCATTGTGTCGGAGCCAGGGCATCCGCGCCGGCGCTATCGCGTGCATACACGCCACGCTGGTACGCCTTACCTGAGTCCGGACCAGTTCCTGTCCCGGTCCACGTACCACGAAGGTTCCTGGTGGCCCGCCTGGCAGCAATGGCTGGCGGCACGCTCGAGCGGGCGTTGCGTGCGTGAACCGTTGCCATCCGGGAGCCCGGAAGCGCCTGGCACGTATGTACTGGAAGCCTAG
- a CDS encoding DUF6691 family protein, which translates to MIVVTAWLAGLLFGLGLMISGMANPAKVLAFLDLAGTWDPSLAFVMVGAIVVSAIAFAIAKRRRRSLLGLPVQLPASTAVTLRLILGSAAFGVGWGLAGFCPGPAIVALGAGYPKAVGFLVAMLAGMAAFEFAEKTRSGMQSA; encoded by the coding sequence ATGATCGTCGTGACCGCATGGCTTGCAGGCCTGCTGTTCGGCCTTGGGCTGATGATTTCCGGCATGGCCAACCCAGCCAAGGTGCTTGCATTTCTCGATCTTGCGGGAACCTGGGACCCCTCATTGGCGTTTGTGATGGTCGGCGCAATTGTCGTCAGCGCGATCGCCTTCGCGATCGCCAAACGCCGTCGGCGGTCTTTGCTTGGTTTGCCGGTCCAGTTGCCCGCAAGCACGGCAGTAACCTTGCGTCTGATACTCGGCAGCGCAGCGTTCGGCGTGGGTTGGGGCCTGGCGGGATTTTGCCCTGGCCCGGCTATCGTGGCCCTGGGCGCAGGGTACCCGAAGGCTGTCGGGTTCCTGGTCGCGATGCTGGCTGGCATGGCGGCCTTCGAGTTCGCAGAGAAGACCAGATCGGGCATGCAGAGCGCGTAA
- a CDS encoding TraR/DksA family transcriptional regulator, whose translation MNELTAQEIASLAAQLDAEEAHIHAVAGSADTPMPSLVPRESRDESDLAGEETTQRQADAMLKHYRTQLADIEAARSRMQRAQYGICVDCGEPIMFVRLQAYPTAKRCTACQRHHEHLFARQAEE comes from the coding sequence ATGAACGAGCTTACCGCGCAGGAAATCGCCTCGCTGGCCGCTCAGCTTGATGCCGAAGAAGCCCATATCCATGCTGTTGCTGGCTCCGCCGACACGCCCATGCCTTCCCTGGTACCGCGGGAGTCGCGGGACGAAAGCGACCTGGCCGGCGAAGAAACTACGCAGCGCCAGGCTGACGCAATGCTGAAACACTACCGTACGCAGCTCGCCGACATTGAAGCTGCCCGCAGTCGTATGCAGCGCGCCCAGTACGGCATCTGCGTCGATTGTGGGGAGCCTATCATGTTTGTCCGGCTGCAGGCATATCCGACCGCCAAGCGATGCACCGCTTGCCAGCGACACCATGAACATCTGTTTGCGCGGCAAGCCGAAGAGTAG
- a CDS encoding YeeE/YedE family protein — protein sequence MLIDLANFTPWQSMAGGILIGAAAAVLVLFNGRIAGISGIVGGLLGLPRHDMAWRLAFLAGLVSVPVIAGLLGMPAIADIQAGWSEIMVAGFVVGVGTRYASGCTSGHGVCGISRGSIRSLVATATFMAAGFLTVLIQRHLLGG from the coding sequence ATGTTGATTGACCTTGCCAACTTCACGCCTTGGCAGTCCATGGCAGGAGGCATCCTCATTGGCGCTGCGGCAGCCGTGCTGGTGCTGTTCAATGGCCGAATCGCAGGCATCAGCGGCATCGTCGGCGGCTTGCTGGGCCTGCCACGCCATGACATGGCCTGGCGCCTTGCCTTCCTTGCCGGCCTCGTCAGTGTCCCGGTTATCGCCGGCCTGCTTGGCATGCCGGCAATTGCCGACATCCAGGCTGGCTGGAGCGAAATCATGGTCGCCGGCTTCGTTGTAGGCGTTGGCACCCGCTACGCCAGCGGATGCACCAGTGGCCACGGTGTATGCGGCATCTCTCGCGGCTCCATTCGCTCACTGGTCGCTACCGCCACATTCATGGCGGCGGGATTTCTGACCGTGCTCATCCAACGCCATCTGCTCGGAGGTTGA